From the Astyanax mexicanus isolate ESR-SI-001 chromosome 12, AstMex3_surface, whole genome shotgun sequence genome, the window GCATCTGGAATTCCACATTGTAGTCTTGAGCTGACCAAAAGTGTCAGAGCATCAACCATGCTTGGTGTGAGAAGGACAGCGACCTTTCTGCCTCTTTTACCTTTGATCTCAACTCTGCAGAAATGACTGCAAAGTTTCTTTTCGAAATTGGAAAGGCCAAATGCAACATCTTCATGCAGAAGAGTCTTATCCCTGTCTTGAAAGCATTTAAGATGCATTTTTGAGACCTCTCCAGCACGTCTCCGGTTAAAAACAATGATCCTTGCAAGTGTAGATTTGGCAAGCTCAGCATAGCTTTGCGGTGAGGGTGTCTTCCTCAGATTTTCAGATGCTGCATCTGCAGCTGTCTCCAGATGTTTATGAAGAAGCTGAACATCTTGGGTGAAAGGCAGTGTTGATGGCTTGTTGAATCTTGCTTCACTCAGTGTCCCTAAAGCCCTGTGTGAAACAAGCTCTGACCATTTAGTGGtataaagttttttaaatgtcTCCGTTGACTTGATCAACTCTTCATCTTCTGCCATAAGGGCCCTACAGTGAATGATCTCACAGACCTTCTGCAATGTGTGCCCCAGTTTCAGAGCTAGACTTGGTGTTTGGTAGCAGTTCATTTCTTCATCATAGCCTGACACCTTCTTAACTGCTTCAATAACTTTTGAAAAATTGGCAGGTTTTACAGCCTCTTCTAGGCTGTAGACAGAAGACTCGCTGCGCAAAGTCAGCAAAAACCTTCCAATTTCACGGAGTTTCTGCCTAATGTACTCAAATTTGGTTGGGTCATTCCCATGTTTGTTGAAGAAAGACTGTGCTAGCTGCAGAATGCAAAAGTCATTGCGCACAACAGATGCAATCACATCTTGCTTCATTGCACTTAAAAGCTTCCAAACCCCTTGGGATATTTGTTGTGAAACTGTAGACTCTGCCAGAGTAGCCAGACCCAGAACCCTGGTTCTTCCTTTCTCTGCGTTTACAGTTCCAGGCTTTGAAGAACATCGTTTTACATGCCTCCATAGGTCTTTGCGCACAAACATCCCTTTGCAATGCATGCAGTGCACAAATTGTTTCGAGTCACAGGCTCTGTTTGGTCTTCTTTTTACTTTGAGCGAGCCACTTCCTTTCTGTAAAACATTTGAATTATGCTGATAGTTTCCCTTGTTCCTAATTTTTTCCAGTAATGTTTTACGTTCTTTTGAATGCTTTGGAAATGACAAAGCCTTTGCAACTTCAACTTCTGCCATGTGGGTCTTCAAGTGACGAGCAATTTTTGACTGTGGTTTTCCACAAATGTAACAGTAGTTCTTCTTGTTTTCAGAACAAGAAATTTCAGATGACTGAAGACAATCAGCAACAGCTGTTGAACCCCCTTGTCCTGTCAGTGATGCATCTGGAAAATCTTCACACTCACTCTTGTGAGTGTCCACTGGTTCTGTTGTAGTTATTAACCTTAAACCCAAGCTGTTTGGTCTCCTGCCTGAAGCTGCAGCTTCTGAGGACAGTTTGCAATTAGAAAGAAGCTCAATCTGATCTTTATTTGAAAGTGTATCTTCTAATTCTGTAGAACTGTCTGATTCACCATGCGATTCTACACCTGAAACCTGCTCCTCATAGCAAAATAAATCAGCTTCTTTGTCTAGAGAAACACTTTCCATCGACTTTTCACTCTGTTTTccactgcatttatttttttggtctaacTTCAAACTGCCAGATTTGGTGAAGTTGGAGTGGACAGCTTTCACATTTTGCTTATTGACTTGGATTTTGTTTGGCCATTCTATTGGAGACTCCACTGCACTGTCTGATTCACTGTCTGAGTTGTCTGTCTCTGGCACATACTCTTCATCTGA encodes:
- the LOC111192707 gene encoding uncharacterized protein LOC111192707 isoform X1 gives rise to the protein MESVSLDKEADLFCYEEQVSGVESHGESDSSTELEDTLSNKDQIELLSNCKLSSEAAASGRRPNSLGLRLITTTEPVDTHKSECEDFPDASLTGQGGSTAVADCLQSSEISCSENKKNYCYICGKPQSKIARHLKTHMAEVEVAKALSFPKHSKERKTLLEKIRNKGNYQHNSNVLQKGSGSLKVKRRPNRACDSKQFVHCMHCKGMFVRKDLWRHVKRCSSKPGTVNAEKGRTRVLGLATLAESTVSQQISQGVWKLLSAMKQDVIASVVRNDFCILQLAQSFFNKHGNDPTKFEYIRQKLREIGRFLLTLRSESSVYSLEEAVKPANFSKVIEAVKKVSGYDEEMNCYQTPSLALKLGHTLQKVCEIIHCRALMAEDEELIKSTETFKKLYTTKWSELVSHRALGTLSEARFNKPSTLPFTQDVQLLHKHLETAADAASENLRKTPSPQSYAELAKSTLARIIVFNRRRAGEVSKMHLKCFQDRDKTLLHEDVAFGLSNFEKKLCSHFCRVEIKGKRGRKVAVLLTPSMVDALTLLVSSRLQCGIPDANNFLFARPSCQSYYRGQDCLRIYAVQCGAQNPEHLRSTHLRKHVATLSQVLNLKNNELDQVADFLGHDIRVHREYYRLPEATTQLAKISKLLLAMEKGCLPDLQGKSLDDIEIEGMHLQVHFGSTLRWGTFKCFLVSLVVENGSGTKPFFPINNTFNQKKKSKISLNKTVPFVRLKYNLGMQCFDLAA